A section of the Fibrobacter sp. UWP2 genome encodes:
- a CDS encoding DUF3368 domain-containing protein — protein sequence MIVVSDTTPLISLLKIRRLDLLESLFGAVHIPQGVFDELTANPDFAEEASEIQECEFIRIQDVNPQEVSLFRRTTGLDLGESEALVLTDRLKADLLLVDEIRARHVAKSIGFNIMGTIGIFSAAYKEGFLSADEIREAVEILRSSGRHIGERLFKKLLESL from the coding sequence ATGATTGTCGTCTCCGATACCACGCCGCTAATTTCCCTCCTAAAAATTCGACGCCTTGATTTGCTGGAAAGCCTTTTTGGGGCTGTCCATATTCCGCAGGGCGTTTTCGACGAACTGACTGCCAACCCTGATTTTGCGGAAGAGGCGTCCGAAATCCAGGAATGCGAATTCATCAGGATTCAGGATGTCAACCCACAAGAAGTGTCCCTTTTTAGGAGAACAACTGGGCTTGACCTTGGCGAGAGCGAGGCGCTAGTCCTTACCGACAGGTTGAAAGCCGACCTGTTGCTCGTGGACGAGATACGCGCGAGACATGTCGCAAAGTCCATCGGTTTCAACATAATGGGAACGATTGGCATTTTTAGTGCTGCCTACAAAGAAGGGTTCCTTTCTGCCGATGAAATCCGTGAGGCAGTGGAAATCCTGCGTTCCAGCGGCCGGCATATTGGCGAGCGACTTTTCAAGAAGTTGCTCGAATCTCTGTAA
- a CDS encoding UPF0175 family protein: MEMTTVQLKVPVAMEPYIATKPDGELVQLALLLHPFVKNETISHGRAAEILGITKWQLIELYAKEGFAYFDMDWSEVEEDVATYERLKAKEAAQV, translated from the coding sequence ATGGAAATGACAACAGTGCAGCTTAAGGTTCCCGTGGCTATGGAACCGTATATTGCTACGAAGCCAGATGGCGAACTTGTCCAGTTGGCCTTGTTGTTGCATCCGTTCGTGAAGAACGAGACCATTTCGCATGGTCGTGCCGCAGAAATTCTCGGTATCACGAAGTGGCAACTTATCGAACTTTACGCCAAAGAGGGTTTTGCCTATTTCGACATGGATTGGAGCGAGGTGGAAGAGGATGTGGCGACTTATGAACGCCTGAAAGCCAAAGAGGCCGCACAGGTATGA